A part of Cardiocondyla obscurior isolate alpha-2009 linkage group LG23, Cobs3.1, whole genome shotgun sequence genomic DNA contains:
- the LOC139111275 gene encoding uncharacterized protein produces MSEKSAAEKLKKPEKKERFPKKQTSPKSLVEDAMKKSERATEVQEKTEILSGTEATSKISTSDKPASPEAAAICEMPKTMTKSFFSDKLEKPEIVEVCELPKATSKSSTSNKPEKPEPAKVYETSKATLEISISDNKPEKPKVIEVCQIPKTTPEVCIFEKKPEKPKVVELCKMPKTTPEVCIFEKKLEKPKVTEVCEMPKTTPDISISDKKSKKPEVIDICEIPKTTPDISISDKKLEKPKVIEVCEMPKTTTDISISDKKSEKPEVIQVCEMPKTTTDISISDKKSEKPEIIEVCEIPKTTTDISISNKKSEKPEVTEVCEIPKTTPEVCIFEKKPEKPKVEERCKMPKTTPDISISDKKSEKPEVIEVCEMPKTTTEVIASIEFETPDAPKVLEASKIISERTSEISVKPQSPPKASEVSLIDVAASLISTSDKSENISELSATPEISETTSLGIAEKFKLKAKEDIFPKDLCEKKSKVSEYVTNFTDLQASTNAELQPPEKSQTATLITSTFEKADVLDVRRASSMSEILSSMETDDHTVPEVRRTQSTVSETPVSTKLDDPEDKEARKTYGGFEMSSTQSETQMKVLKPLKPISLEIPDKHDEYTTKESSKNVSTVIQALTVEEQASSKKLSRKSIRDMLRRRPWPVLSAPNFEDPHIVLATHHLVPSLPIELFEIFAEMIEVVTKRPVVLLHECRENRPIATEIVDIAILPPDETWDDSVLLPASFVFEHPLNKDKKANVYVDIIVQNDRALHIQDFIHLRGHRCAISHKRNRLTPAGLLENHLRSKGENMLFFGNVLDVRTQLNVLEIVLNKQAEAGIMESPVMRYHLLPERITDSIHVLASMGPLPPYRIMINKKMLVNPADNLIKKLTTYLLNVSQDENWTTRLSPYNVIGFAENSIDRYCDLNKKSIVTKTPYY; encoded by the exons ATGAGCGAAAAATCAGCTGccgaaaaattgaaaaagccCGAGAAGAAGGAGCGTTTTCCTAAGAAACAAACATCGCCCAAGAGCCTGGTGGAAGATGCCATGAAGAAGTCGGAGAGAGCAACGGAAGTCCAGGAGAAAACGGAAATTCTGTCAGGTACCGAAGCTACGTCTAAAATTTCTACTTCCGACAAACCCGCGAGCCCTGAGGCTGCGGCAATATGCGAAATGCCGAAGACTATGACTAAAAGTTTCTTTTCCGATAAGCTTGAAAAACCCGAAATTGTAGAGGTATGCGAATTGCCGAAGGCCACGTCTAAAAGTTCTACTTCCAACAAACCTGAAAAGCCTGAACCGGCAAAAGTATATGAAACGTCAAAGGCTACGCttgaaatttctatttctgaTAACAAACCCGAGAAGCCTAAAGTTATAGAAGTATGTCAAATTCCGAAGACTACGCCTGAAGTCTgtatttttgaaaagaaaCCTGAGAAACCTAAAGTCGTAGAACTATGCAAAATGCCGAAGACTACGCCTGAAGTCTgtatttttgaaaagaaaCTTGAGAAACCTAAAGTCACAGAAGTATGCGAGATGCCGAAGACTACGCCTGATATCTCTATTTCTGATAAAAAATCTAAGAAGCCTGAAGTTATAGATATATGTGAAATACCGAAGACTACGCCTGATATCTCTATTTCTGATAAAAAACTTGAAAAGCCTAAAGTTATAGAAGTATGCGAAATGCCGAAGACGACGACTGATATCTCCATTTCTGATAAAAAATCTGAGAAGCCCGAAGTTATACAAGTATGCGAAATGCCGAAAACGACGACTGATATCTCCATTTCCGATAAAAAATCTGAGAAGCCTGAAATTATCGAAGTATGCGAAATACCGAAGACTACGACTGATATCTccatttctaataaaaaatcagaGAAGCCTGAAGTTACAGAAGTATGCGAAATACCGAAGACTACGCCTGAAGTCTgtatttttgaaaagaaaCCTGAGAAACCTAAAGTCGAAGAACGATGCAAAATGCCGAAGACTACGCCTGATATCTCTAtttctgataaaaaatccGAGAAGCCCGAAGTTATAGAAGTATGCGAAATGCCGAAGACGACGACTGAGGTAATTGCTTCCATTGAATTTGAAACTCCGGACGCCCCTAAAGTACTTGAAGCGTCTAAAATCATATCTGAACGTACCAGTGAAATATCCGTCAAGCCTCAGTCTCCTCCTAAAGCATCAGAAGTAAGCCTAATAGATGTTGCTGCGTCTTTAATCTCTACCTCTGATAAATCTGAGAATATCTCCGAACTGTCCGCAACGCCCGAGATAAGCGAAACTACAAGCTTGGGAATTGCAGAAAAATTTAAGTTGAAAGCGAAAGAAGACATCTTTCCAAAAGACTTGTGCGAAAAGAAGTCGAAGGTCTCCGAGTACGTCACAAATTTTACAGATCTACAAGCTTCCACCAATGCTGAGCTTCAACCGCCAGAAAAATCGCAAACGGCTACATTGATAACGTCCACTTTCGAAAAAGCCGACGTTCTCGATGTACGACGAGCTAGCAGCATGTCCGAAATTCTCAGTTCCATGGAAACCGACGACCATACGGTTCCAGAAGTACGTCGGACGCAGAGTACTGTATCTGAAACTCCCGTCAGCACGAAACTCGATGATCCTGAAGATAAAGAAGCACGTAAAACGTATGGCGGATTTGAGATGTCCTCTACACAATCCGAAACTCAGATGAAAGTCTTAAAGCCTCTTAAGCCTATCAGTTTAGAAATTCCTGACAAGCATGATGAATATACTACTAAGGAATCATCTAAAAACGTAAGCACGGTGATCCAAGCACTCACCGTTGAAGAACAG GCAAGCAGTAAGAAATTGTCGCGGAAATCAATTCGAGACATGCTTAGACGCAGACCCTGGCCAGTTCTATCAGCGCCTAATTTTGAAGATCCTCATATTGTCTTAGCGACACATCATTTGGTGCCTTCACTACCAATTGAGCTCTTTGAGATATTTGCAGAAATGATTGAAGTTGTTACGAAAAGACCAGTAGTTTTATTGCACGAGTGCAGAGAAAATCGTCCCATCGCTACAGAAATAGTTGACATAG CTATTCTGCCACCGGACGAAACTTGGGACGATAGCGTGCTCTTACCCGCGAGCTTTGTTTTCGAACACCCTTTGAACAAGGACAAGAAGGCCAACGTATATGTTGATATAATCGTCCAAAATGATCGCGCTCTGCACATTCAA GATTTCATTCATTTGCGAGGACATAGATGTGCCATTTCGCATAAACGGAATCGATTGACTCCTGCTGGTTTACTTGAAAATCACTTGCGATCAAAAGGCGAAAATATGTTGTTTTTTGGCAACGTACTTG ATGTTAGAACGCAACTAAATGTATTGGAAATAGTTTTGAACAAGCAAGCGGAAGCGGGCATTATGGAATCACCGGTGATGAGATACCATCTGCTACCCGAGCGCATCACGGATTCTATTCATGTTCTCGCTAGCATGGGGCCTTTACCGCCCTATCGCATCATGATCAACAAAAAGATGCTAG TGAACCCAGCGGACAATCTGATTAAAAAGCTCACTACTTATCTTCTGAACGTAAGTCAGGACGAGAATTGGACAACGAGACTGTCGCCTTACAACGTCATAGGTTTCGCCGAAAACTCAATAGATCGCTACTGCGATCTCAATAAAAAATCTATAGTTACTAAGACtccttattattaa
- the Gle1 gene encoding mRNA export factor GLE1 isoform X1 yields the protein MDVASDFDRVKASALEKALYLSVTTKIDSITIGPESALYNEDFSKADNIENEKNSCNIKSPQRLVTSPKNNMISTSKGICFSIDKIFHESEQQRQEEVWKKMDCRIQQMNNSSRSFQEQMINSYSLMTRERERRAEEKLEHLLAEEERNEEQEKIKKQLQAQQKLEEHQTRVKEELTRVMLVYRSQFIDKHCALMELFKTCKDQQAFNVILAAYSTKINDLIQQIESLDRKLNNGEIVPTDIDVIQTVICHFDDILNKFCTEIEKINVQYEAELEKKAQAVNEIQSVEDTDNVPVCDTLPSQQPDVSNAVENKEDQHCSVITNQEIEPTPVNKPVTPPISIPDPKLEDAAKNSKCKKGDALEYADQESLKIYIRSLRLLKPFRITCNNFSKSVATKKFRVECQKAINIPVNAISGVSEEHLLDKYERLQNVLLGVYPYVSQIPQAVMFCKNHLAKKLVSQGETLVSSKPETAFPIAAIIVALWNDHLDFGDLFLAHLHETCPFTVPVFLQQQEGQSNEDYYKSLGFKYSEDGIVEEHDKFLKRMSGLMRLYASITVTKQWRYFGNKDHPHGLQYAWRWLAAVLNIEPRGDICDLCATLILDMLEVAGNKLWAAYPKQFYKLLILLMEQYYPRMRSVASSNGGPFSRLEDFLNDTLRTGTIRPPNGMFPPNFL from the exons ATGGATGTCGCGTCAGACTTCGATCGTGTTAAGGCATCTGCATTGGAGAAGGCATTGTATTTATCAGTGACTACAAAGATAGATAGCATTACAATTGGACCCGAATCAGCATTGTATAATGAAGATTTCAGCAAAGCAGATAATATTGAGAATGAAAAGAATTCTTGTAATATCAAGAGCCCACAAAGATTGGTCACTAGTCCTAAGAATAATATGATATCTACCTCGAAGGgtatttgtttttcaattgACAAAATCTTTCACGAGAGCGAGCAACAAAGGCAAGAAGAAGTTTGg AAAAAAATGGATTGCCGTATTCAGCAAATGAATAACAGCTCTCGCTCCTTCCAAGAGCAAATGATTAATTCGTACTCGTTGATGacacgcgaacgcgaacgtCGGGCCGAAGAGAAGTTGGAACACTTGTTAGCTGAAGAGGAGCGAAATGAGGAAcaggaaaagataaaaaaacaattgcaaGCGCAGCAAAAATTGGAGGAACATCAAACACGAGTGAAAGAAGAACTGACGAGAGTCATGCTGGTATATCGAAGCCAGTTTATAGACAAACACTGTGCTCTCATGGAATTATTTAAGACTTGCAAAGATCAGCAGGCATTTAATGTGATTTTAGCGGCGTATAGCACGAAGATAAACGACTTGATTCAGCAAATCGAATCTCTAGACAGGAAacttaat aaTGGAGAAATAGTACCGACAGACATAGACGTTATTCAGACTGTGATATGTCATTTCGATGatatattgaataaattttgtacagAAATAg aaaaaattaatgttcaaTATGAAGCGGAATTGGAAAAGAAAGCGCAAGCTGTTAATGAAATACAGTCAGTCGAAGATACGGATAATGTTCCAGTTTGTGATACATTGCCTTCCCAACAACCAGATGTAAGCAATGCTgtggaaaataaagaagacCAACACTGCAGTGTAATTACAAATCAAGAAATAGAACCCACACCAGTTAACAAACCAGTTACACCGCCCATATCCATACCTGATCCTAAATTGGAAGACGCAGCTAAAAATTCCAAATGTAAAAAAG GAGATGCCTTGGAATACGCCGATCAAGAATCCTTAAAGATTTATATAAGAAGTCTACGTCTCTTGAAACCATTTAGAATAActtgtaacaatttttcaaaatcagtTGCAACAAAGAAATTTCGTGTTGAGTGCCAAAAAGCTATCAACATACCTGTAAACGCAATTTCCGGCGTAAGCGAAGAACACTTGCTAGATAAATACGAAAGACTGCAAAATGTTTTGCTCGGAGTGTATCCTTACGTGTCGCAAATTCCACAAGCAGTAATGTTCTGCAAGAATCACTTGGCAAAAAAGTTGGTT AGCCAAGGCGAGACATTGGTATCTAGCAAGCCAGAAACGGCATTTCCTATAGCGGCAATTATCGTGGCTCTATGGAATGATCATTTAGACTTTGGCGATTTGTTCCTGGCGCATCTTCACGAAACATGCCCATTCACTGTGCCAGTTTTCTTGCAGCAGCAAGAAGGTCAGTCTAACGAAGATTATTATAAATCGCTCGGCTTCAAATATTCAGAAGACGGCATTGTCGAGGAACACGACAAGTTCCTAAAAAGAATGTCAGGATTAATGAGATTGTACGCATCCATTACTGTTACAAAACAGTGGAGATATTTCGGCAATAAAGATCATCCTCACGGCCTTCAGTATGCCTGGAGATGGTTGGCGGCTGTTTTGAATATTG AACCACGAGGTGATATTTGTGATTTATGTGCGACTTTAATATTGGACATGCTGGAGGTCGCCGGAAACAAGTTGTGGGCTGCGTATCCTAAACAgttctataaattattaatattgcttATGGAACAATATTATCCTCGTATGCGAAGTGTTGCGAGTAGTAACGGCGGACCTTTCTCACGGCTCGAAGATTTTTTGAACGATACCTTAAGGACTGGCACTATACGTCCTCCCAATGGAATGTTTCCACCTAATTTTCTGtga
- the Gle1 gene encoding mRNA export factor GLE1 isoform X2, which translates to MDVASDFDRVKASALEKALYLSVTTKIDSITIGPESALYNEDFSKADNIENEKNSCNIKSPQRLVTSPKNNMISTSKGICFSIDKIFHESEQQRQEEVWKKMDCRIQQMNNSSRSFQEQMINSYSLMTRERERRAEEKLEHLLAEEERNEEQEKIKKQLQAQQKLEEHQTRVKEELTRVMLVYRSQFIDKHCALMELFKTCKDQQAFNVILAAYSTKINDLIQQIESLDRKLNNGEIVPTDIDVIQTVICHFDDILNKFCTEIEKINVQYEAELEKKAQAVNEIQSVEDTDNVPVCDTLPSQQPDVSNAVENKEDQHCSVITNQEIEPTPVNKPVTPPISIPDPKLEDAAKNSKCKKGDALEYADQESLKIYIRSLRLLKPFRITCNNFSKSVATKKFRVECQKAINIPVNAISGVSEEHLLDKYERLQNVLLGVYPYVSQIPQAVMFCKNHLAKKLVSQGETLVSSKPETAFPIAAIIVALWNDHLDFGDLFLAHLHETCPFTVPVFLQQQEGQSNEDYYKSLGFKYSEDGIVEEHDKFLKRMSGLMRLYASITVTKQWRYFGNKDHPHGLQYAWRWLAAVLNIEPRGDICDLCATLILDMLEVAGNKLWAAYPKQFYKLLILLMEQYYPRMRSVASSNGGPFSRLEDFLNDTLRTGTIRPPNGMFPPNFL; encoded by the exons ATGGATGTCGCGTCAGACTTCGATCGTGTTAAGGCATCTGCATTGGAGAAGGCATTGTATTTATCAGTGACTACAAAGATAGATAGCATTACAATTGGACCCGAATCAGCATTGTATAATGAAGATTTCAGCAAAGCAGATAATATTGAGAATGAAAAGAATTCTTGTAATATCAAGAGCCCACAAAGATTGGTCACTAGTCCTAAGAATAATATGATATCTACCTCGAAGGgtatttgtttttcaattgACAAAATCTTTCACGAGAGCGAGCAACAAAGGCAAGAAGAAGTTTGg AAAAAAATGGATTGCCGTATTCAGCAAATGAATAACAGCTCTCGCTCCTTCCAAGAGCAAATGATTAATTCGTACTCGTTGATGacacgcgaacgcgaacgtCGGGCCGAAGAGAAGTTGGAACACTTGTTAGCTGAAGAGGAGCGAAATGAGGAAcaggaaaagataaaaaaacaattgcaaGCGCAGCAAAAATTGGAGGAACATCAAACACGAGTGAAAGAAGAACTGACGAGAGTCATGCTGGTATATCGAAGCCAGTTTATAGACAAACACTGTGCTCTCATGGAATTATTTAAGACTTGCAAAGATCAGCAGGCATTTAATGTGATTTTAGCGGCGTATAGCACGAAGATAAACGACTTGATTCAGCAAATCGAATCTCTAGACAGGAAacttaat aaTGGAGAAATAGTACCGACAGACATAGACGTTATTCAGACTGTGATATGTCATTTCGATGatatattgaataaattttgtacagAAATAg aaaaaattaatgttcaaTATGAAGCGGAATTGGAAAAGAAAGCGCAAGCTGTTAATGAAATACAGTCAGTCGAAGATACGGATAATGTTCCAGTTTGTGATACATTGCCTTCCCAACAACCAGATGTAAGCAATGCTgtggaaaataaagaagacCAACACTGCAGTGTAATTACAAATCAAGAAATAGAACCCACACCAGTTAACAAACCAGTTACACCGCCCATATCCATACCTGATCCTAAATTGGAAGACGCAGCTAAAAATTCCAAATGTAAAAAAG GAGATGCCTTGGAATACGCCGATCAAGAATCCTTAAAGATTTATATAAGAAGTCTACGTCTCTTGAAACCATTTAGAATAActtgtaacaatttttcaaaatcagtTGCAACAAAGAAATTTCGTGTTGAGTGCCAAAAAGCTATCAACATACCTGTAAACGCAATTTCCGGCGTAAGCGAAGAACACTTGCTAGATAAATACGAAAGACTGCAAAATGTTTTGCTCGGAGTGTATCCTTACGTGTCGCAAATTCCACAAGCAGTAATGTTCTGCAAGAATCACTTGGCAAAAAAGTTGGTT AGCCAAGGCGAGACATTGGTATCTAGCAAGCCAGAAACGGCATTTCCTATAGCGGCAATTATCGTGGCTCTATGGAATGATCATTTAGACTTTGGCGATTTGTTCCTGGCGCATCTTCACGAAACATGCCCATTCACTGTGCCAGTTTTCTTGCAGCAGCAAGAAGGTCAGTCTAACGAAGATTATTATAAATCGCTCGGCTTCAAATATTCAGAAGACGGCATTGTCGAGGAACACGACAAGTTCCTAAAAAGAATGTCAGGATTAATGAGATTGTACGCATCCATTACTGTTACAAAACAGTGGAGATATTTCGGCAATAAAGATCATCCTCACGGCCTTCAGTATGCCTGGAGATGGTTGGCGGCTGTTTTGAATATTG AACCACGAGGTGATATTTGTGATTTATGTGCGACTTTAATATTGGACATGCTGGAGGTCGCCGGAAACAAGTTGTGGGCTGCGTATCCTAAACAgttctataaattattaatattgcttATGGAACAATATTATCCTCGTATGCGAAGTGTTGCGAGTAGTAACGGCGGACCTTTCTCACGGCTCGAAGATTTTTTGAACGATACCTTAAGGACTGGCACTATACGTCCTCCCAATGGAATGTTTCCACCTAATTTTCT